From Lawsonia intracellularis PHE/MN1-00, the proteins below share one genomic window:
- the hemW gene encoding radical SAM family heme chaperone HemW, protein MLLYIHIPFCKTRCYYCSFFSKPLDTSSIDGQQKLQTYFVTLKNELSYWGNKLQKPTIETIFFGGGTPSLLSPQYIYKILEHISQYYRLTSKIEITLEANPESLTTLSLIKEYLMAGINRVSLGFQAINNKQLHHLGRTHNIIDAIQSYNMLRDALCTNINIDLIWGLPNQTVQKWLTTIKYVAELKPNHISSYNLTLEPGTIFNKQYVNKKLTLPSEEEQITMFFQTKTYLEEKGLLQYEISNFAQPGYQCKHNNGYWEGKDYLGVGPSATSTLNHYRWTNPADLSLWSLLVEKKKEPPKEYIDNKTQVLELFMLRLRTTKGLNINEYNTIAKNNFIDSYKNLIFKLEKEQLIKIDSNYLKLTPLGQLVSNSIIKEFFVMYQLILNTKKSKVANSI, encoded by the coding sequence ATGCTGCTTTATATACATATCCCTTTCTGTAAAACTCGTTGTTATTATTGTTCATTTTTTTCTAAACCTCTAGACACATCAAGTATAGATGGGCAACAAAAACTTCAAACATATTTTGTTACGTTAAAAAATGAACTTTCATACTGGGGGAATAAACTTCAAAAACCAACGATAGAGACTATTTTTTTTGGTGGAGGGACACCAAGTCTACTCTCACCCCAATATATTTACAAAATATTAGAACATATCTCTCAATACTACAGACTAACATCAAAAATAGAAATCACTCTTGAAGCTAACCCTGAGTCCCTAACCACTTTATCTTTAATTAAAGAATATTTAATGGCTGGAATTAATCGAGTTTCTTTAGGTTTTCAAGCTATTAACAATAAACAACTTCATCATTTAGGAAGGACACATAATATAATTGATGCTATACAATCATATAATATGCTTAGAGATGCATTATGTACAAATATTAATATTGACCTCATATGGGGACTACCTAATCAAACTGTACAAAAATGGTTAACCACAATAAAATATGTTGCTGAACTTAAACCAAATCATATTTCTAGCTATAATTTAACTCTAGAACCAGGGACTATTTTTAATAAACAATATGTTAATAAAAAACTTACTCTCCCATCAGAAGAAGAACAAATAACAATGTTTTTTCAAACAAAAACATACTTAGAAGAAAAAGGACTACTACAATATGAAATATCAAACTTTGCTCAGCCTGGCTATCAATGTAAACATAACAATGGATATTGGGAAGGGAAAGATTATCTTGGTGTTGGACCATCTGCAACTTCAACACTAAACCACTATCGTTGGACAAATCCAGCAGACCTTTCTCTTTGGAGTTTATTAGTAGAAAAGAAAAAGGAACCCCCCAAAGAATATATTGATAATAAAACTCAAGTACTAGAACTTTTTATGTTACGCCTAAGAACAACAAAAGGACTTAATATTAATGAATATAATACTATAGCAAAAAATAACTTTATAGATAGCTATAAAAATCTAATTTTCAAATTAGAAAAAGAACAACTTATAAAAATAGATAGTAATTATCTAAAACTTACACCATTAGGACAATTAGTTTCTAATAGTATAATAAAAGAATTTTTTGTTATGTATCAATTAATACTAAATACAAAAAAATCTAAAGTTGCTAACAGTATATGA
- a CDS encoding aspartate carbamoyltransferase catalytic subunit gives MQEKNVFNWLHKDLLDIDQLSQTDIFNILNTASSLDETNSRVIKKLPTLRGKNIILFFAEPSTRTKVSFEIAGKRLSADTIGVNASSSSIQKGESLKDTALTLQAMSPDVIVLRHSSSGAALFLADLLECSVINAGDGWHAHPTQALLDVFSLWKVWGNHFHGKEVLIVGDTAHSRVCRSNVTLLNLMGVKVRLCSPRTLLPSGVEHWPVEIYTDLHQAICGVDAVICLRVQLERHKKSFFPSIEEYAKRFCLTPKHLMSAKTEAKVLHPGPFLRGVDLASSLIETPQSLIFDQVSAGIAIRMAILFLFLTCNDL, from the coding sequence ATGCAAGAAAAAAATGTATTTAATTGGCTACATAAAGACTTACTGGATATTGATCAGCTTTCTCAGACAGATATCTTTAATATATTAAATACAGCAAGTAGCTTAGATGAAACAAATAGTAGAGTAATAAAAAAATTACCAACATTGCGTGGTAAAAATATTATACTATTTTTTGCTGAGCCAAGTACCAGAACAAAAGTTTCTTTTGAAATCGCAGGGAAAAGACTCTCTGCAGATACTATAGGGGTTAATGCTTCTTCTTCAAGTATTCAAAAGGGTGAAAGTTTAAAAGATACAGCTTTAACCTTACAAGCAATGTCCCCAGATGTTATTGTATTGCGTCATTCAAGTAGTGGTGCTGCATTGTTTCTTGCAGATCTTTTAGAGTGTAGTGTAATAAATGCTGGGGATGGTTGGCATGCACATCCTACCCAAGCACTTCTTGATGTATTTTCACTATGGAAAGTTTGGGGAAATCATTTTCATGGTAAAGAAGTTCTTATAGTTGGAGATACAGCACATAGTAGAGTTTGTCGTTCAAACGTTACATTACTTAATTTAATGGGGGTAAAGGTTAGGCTATGTTCTCCTAGAACATTACTTCCCTCAGGAGTAGAACATTGGCCTGTAGAAATATATACAGATTTGCATCAAGCTATTTGTGGTGTAGATGCTGTAATATGTCTAAGAGTCCAATTAGAAAGACATAAAAAGAGTTTTTTCCCTAGCATAGAAGAGTATGCAAAACGTTTTTGTTTAACTCCAAAACACTTAATGTCTGCAAAAACTGAAGCAAAAGTGTTACATCCTGGTCCATTTTTACGAGGTGTTGATCTTGCATCTTCTCTTATTGAAACCCCTCAGTCATTAATTTTTGATCAGGTTTCTGCTGGTATTGCTATACGCATGGCTATATTATTTCTTTTTTTAACTTGTAATGACTTATAA
- a CDS encoding ParB/RepB/Spo0J family partition protein translates to MATQERGLGRGLDILFGNTSPEVEQDHIKKHSKDGLVLPSITKLPIAILRPSSSQPRKSFDKNALEELVLSIKNQGVVQPILVRPYREQSSIRYEIVAGERRWRAAKLAGLVDVPVYIKELNDEDVLTIALIENLQREDLNPIEEALAIESLRKKLSLSQDELAHRLGRSRSAIANTLRLLHLTPEVQEGLCNHTISSGHARALLALSDMELQQVLYKAICCNQLSVRDVETSVTYWKKNGVLPPSISGITKDTVKVKQKERSERLKNVVNTLRFNLHPKVTISGSECMGRITIPYDSQEQFTTILLKLGINASDTIDT, encoded by the coding sequence ATGGCAACTCAAGAACGTGGACTTGGTCGAGGGTTAGATATCCTTTTTGGTAATACTTCACCTGAAGTTGAGCAAGATCATATAAAAAAGCATAGTAAAGATGGATTAGTGCTACCTTCAATTACAAAACTTCCTATAGCTATTTTGCGTCCTAGTTCAAGTCAACCTAGGAAAAGTTTTGATAAAAATGCCTTGGAAGAACTTGTATTATCAATCAAAAACCAAGGTGTTGTCCAACCTATTTTAGTAAGACCGTATAGAGAGCAATCATCTATTCGTTATGAAATTGTTGCAGGAGAAAGGCGTTGGCGTGCTGCCAAGTTAGCTGGGCTTGTTGATGTTCCTGTTTATATTAAGGAGCTTAATGATGAAGATGTATTAACTATAGCCTTAATTGAGAACCTTCAAAGAGAGGATCTTAACCCTATTGAAGAAGCATTGGCTATAGAGTCATTAAGAAAAAAATTATCTCTTAGTCAAGATGAGCTTGCACATAGGCTTGGGAGAAGCAGATCTGCTATTGCAAATACCTTAAGGTTACTTCATCTTACACCTGAAGTTCAAGAGGGACTTTGTAATCATACCATTTCTTCTGGGCATGCTAGAGCACTATTAGCATTATCTGATATGGAGTTACAGCAAGTGCTTTATAAAGCTATTTGTTGTAATCAACTATCTGTACGTGATGTTGAAACATCTGTCACATACTGGAAAAAAAATGGAGTACTGCCACCTTCTATCAGTGGTATCACAAAGGATACAGTAAAAGTTAAGCAAAAAGAAAGATCAGAACGTCTTAAAAATGTTGTTAATACGTTACGTTTTAACTTACATCCTAAAGTAACTATCTCAGGTTCAGAGTGTATGGGTAGAATTACAATCCCTTATGATTCACAAGAGCAGTTTACAACTATTCTTTTAAAGCTTGGAATAAATGCTTCTGATACAATTGACACATAA
- the miaB gene encoding tRNA (N6-isopentenyl adenosine(37)-C2)-methylthiotransferase MiaB, which yields MLQRNFHIITFGCQMNTNDSFWLSCSLQKKGFQEVSLEDASIIIINTCSVREKPEQKVYSILGKIRHATKNNPDSFVVIAGCVAQQLGATFFEKFPQVRLVSGSDGIAMAPDAIERLYAEPDLKLNLTDFSEYYPEREYAFSKLTLSNNNTLALMAYVNIMQGCDNYCTYCIVPYTRGKQKSRSVQAIVEECQQLIDSGVKEIVLLGQNVNAYGLDKDKNSPANGVNFAMLVHTIASLPGLERLRFFSAHPKEFSSELIDLFGEFSTLCPRLHLPLQSGSDKILRRMGRKYSMDEYISIITKLKKVRPDIALSTDFIVGFPGETEEDFLQTLQSINTIKFMSSFSFCYSDRPGTRSSTFSNKVDHEVKIKRLEQLQATQLEHSTSWLKSRVGVETTVLLEKVSRKKAEDNNSWQGRDPWGNVVNVILPQSTNISNTLLPVRIIASKKHSLVAEPLII from the coding sequence ATGTTACAGCGTAATTTTCATATAATTACATTTGGTTGTCAAATGAATACAAATGATTCTTTTTGGCTTAGTTGTAGTCTTCAGAAAAAAGGATTTCAAGAAGTTTCATTAGAGGATGCTTCTATTATAATTATTAATACATGCTCTGTTAGGGAAAAACCAGAACAAAAGGTCTATAGTATACTTGGTAAAATTCGACATGCCACAAAAAATAATCCTGACTCATTTGTAGTTATAGCAGGTTGTGTAGCCCAACAGTTGGGGGCAACATTTTTTGAAAAATTTCCACAAGTACGACTTGTTAGTGGGAGTGATGGCATTGCTATGGCTCCTGATGCTATTGAACGTCTTTATGCTGAGCCAGATCTAAAATTAAATCTTACAGATTTTTCAGAATACTATCCTGAAAGAGAATATGCATTTTCAAAGTTAACTCTTTCAAATAACAACACGCTAGCATTAATGGCTTATGTAAATATTATGCAAGGCTGTGATAATTATTGTACATATTGTATTGTACCCTATACTCGTGGCAAGCAAAAGTCACGTTCAGTACAAGCTATTGTAGAAGAATGTCAACAGTTAATTGATAGTGGTGTTAAAGAAATTGTGCTTCTTGGACAAAATGTAAATGCTTATGGACTTGATAAGGATAAGAATTCTCCTGCAAATGGAGTAAACTTTGCAATGCTAGTCCATACTATAGCAAGTTTACCTGGGCTTGAGAGATTACGTTTTTTTAGTGCTCATCCTAAAGAGTTTTCTTCTGAACTTATTGATCTTTTTGGAGAATTTTCAACTTTATGTCCAAGGTTACATCTCCCTTTGCAATCAGGTTCAGATAAAATACTTAGACGTATGGGACGAAAATATTCTATGGACGAATACATATCTATTATTACAAAGTTAAAAAAAGTACGTCCTGATATAGCGTTATCTACTGATTTTATTGTAGGTTTCCCCGGGGAGACAGAGGAAGATTTTTTACAAACATTACAGTCAATAAATACTATTAAATTTATGTCTAGTTTTTCTTTTTGTTATTCTGATAGACCTGGGACACGTTCTTCTACTTTTTCTAATAAAGTTGACCATGAGGTAAAAATTAAGCGACTAGAGCAACTTCAAGCAACCCAGCTAGAACATTCAACAAGTTGGCTAAAAAGTAGAGTAGGGGTAGAAACTACAGTACTTTTAGAAAAAGTTAGTCGTAAAAAAGCAGAGGATAATAATAGTTGG
- a CDS encoding bifunctional heptose 7-phosphate kinase/heptose 1-phosphate adenyltransferase has translation MVDSHSAVMVKSDFVRLLNDKPVLVVGDIMLDNYLIGVSDRISPEAPVPIVKIENEKQSLGGAGNVARSIAALGGKVTIIGAVGQDQSGEKIQDLLSTRGILSSIITFANRQTTVKTRVMAHRQQMIRLDHEESTSYNSKELAMVLSNFEKYVSQHEIIILSDYNKGLVSKEFMLGFQDILLAKNPNAKVLIDPRPCNIMYYALCKNIFALTPNTKETGECAGGMATSSQPELLAAGHTIMKLLSTKHLLTTLGDSGMALFLSPKKIWHIPTVGRDVFDVTGAGDTVIATFGLALSAGLDPLISAILANYAAGVVVSQVGTATVSPDELEEAITSLPQPKLAFWN, from the coding sequence ATGGTTGATAGCCATTCTGCAGTGATGGTCAAATCTGATTTTGTACGATTATTAAATGATAAGCCTGTTCTTGTCGTTGGTGATATAATGTTAGATAATTATCTTATTGGTGTTTCAGATCGTATTTCTCCTGAGGCACCTGTCCCTATTGTAAAAATAGAGAATGAAAAGCAATCTCTTGGGGGTGCAGGGAATGTAGCAAGGAGTATTGCTGCTCTGGGTGGAAAGGTAACGATTATTGGGGCTGTAGGACAAGACCAAAGTGGAGAAAAAATTCAAGATCTTTTAAGTACAAGGGGAATTTTATCTTCAATTATAACATTTGCAAATCGTCAAACAACAGTAAAAACACGTGTGATGGCTCACAGACAACAGATGATACGACTTGATCATGAGGAAAGTACATCATATAATTCTAAAGAATTAGCTATGGTATTAAGTAATTTTGAAAAATATGTATCTCAACATGAGATTATTATTTTATCAGATTACAATAAGGGTCTTGTATCAAAAGAGTTTATGCTTGGTTTTCAGGATATACTGTTAGCTAAGAATCCTAATGCAAAAGTATTAATAGATCCTAGACCATGTAACATAATGTATTATGCATTATGTAAAAATATATTTGCTCTTACACCTAATACAAAAGAAACTGGAGAATGTGCAGGTGGTATGGCTACTTCTAGTCAGCCAGAATTGTTAGCTGCAGGTCATACTATAATGAAACTTCTTTCTACAAAGCATTTGTTAACAACTCTTGGTGATAGTGGTATGGCATTGTTTCTTTCTCCTAAAAAGATATGGCATATTCCTACAGTAGGCCGTGATGTCTTTGATGTTACTGGTGCAGGAGATACAGTAATTGCTACATTTGGCCTTGCATTAAGTGCAGGACTTGATCCACTTATCTCTGCGATATTAGCTAACTATGCTGCTGGCGTTGTTGTTAGTCAAGTAGGAACTGCAACAGTATCTCCTGATGAGTTAGAAGAAGCTATTACATCTTTACCTCAACCAAAATTAGCTTTTTGGAATTAA
- a CDS encoding dihydroorotase, which yields MSSLFLYNAYYDGKLVSLEVRDGKIITLKEGEQNSTSSPIDLHPVDAKQKHLFPSFIDVHTHLREPGYEWKETIATGLAAAAHGGFGSVLCMANTNPVNDSATVTCKILESGKYAFPNGPYVYPIGAATIGLKGEQLSPMHELAEAGCIAISNDGLPIKNTELFRRILEYASDLGLIVIDHCEDPYLACDTHMNEGFISGKLGLSGQPDIAETLQAIRSILLAEYLNVPVHIAHVSAKRTVEAISWGKSRGVKVTAETCPHYLLLDERAVIGYNTNAKVNPPLRTQEDIMALREAIKTGIIDMLATDHAPHAAYEKEVPFDKAPNGFTGFDVAIPVMYSLVREGVLSESDLIRLWSNNPAGVFNLPINNFKPGDPANFFLFDPELEWTVSKENLYSKSWNTPWLGETLKGRVVMHWINGVKVV from the coding sequence ATGTCCTCCTTGTTTCTATATAATGCTTATTATGATGGAAAGCTTGTATCATTAGAAGTTAGAGATGGAAAGATTATTACATTAAAGGAGGGAGAACAAAATAGTACTTCTAGTCCAATAGATTTACATCCTGTAGATGCAAAACAGAAACATCTTTTCCCTAGCTTTATTGATGTTCATACTCATCTTAGGGAGCCAGGGTATGAATGGAAAGAAACTATAGCTACAGGACTAGCTGCAGCTGCTCATGGTGGATTTGGAAGTGTATTATGTATGGCTAATACAAATCCTGTTAATGATTCAGCTACAGTAACATGTAAAATCCTTGAAAGTGGGAAATATGCATTTCCTAATGGACCTTATGTTTATCCTATAGGTGCTGCAACTATAGGGCTTAAAGGTGAACAGCTTTCTCCTATGCATGAATTAGCAGAAGCAGGTTGTATAGCTATTTCAAATGATGGTCTTCCTATAAAGAATACTGAGCTGTTTCGAAGGATATTAGAGTATGCTTCAGATTTAGGACTTATTGTGATTGATCATTGTGAGGATCCTTATTTAGCTTGTGATACACATATGAATGAAGGTTTCATTAGTGGTAAGCTCGGGCTAAGTGGACAGCCAGATATTGCTGAAACATTACAGGCTATTAGAAGTATTTTGTTAGCAGAATACCTCAATGTTCCTGTGCATATAGCACATGTTTCAGCAAAGCGGACTGTTGAAGCCATAAGTTGGGGGAAATCTCGAGGGGTTAAAGTTACAGCTGAAACATGTCCACATTATTTGTTATTAGATGAGAGGGCTGTAATAGGGTATAATACAAATGCTAAGGTCAATCCACCGCTGAGAACACAAGAAGATATTATGGCTTTGAGAGAGGCTATTAAAACTGGAATAATTGATATGTTAGCTACAGATCATGCTCCTCATGCTGCTTATGAAAAAGAAGTTCCTTTTGATAAAGCTCCAAATGGTTTTACAGGCTTTGATGTAGCTATCCCTGTTATGTACTCTCTTGTTAGAGAAGGCGTCCTTTCTGAGTCTGATTTGATAAGATTGTGGTCTAACAATCCTGCTGGTGTATTTAATCTACCTATAAATAACTTTAAGCCAGGAGATCCTGCTAACTTTTTTTTATTTGATCCAGAGTTAGAATGGACTGTTTCTAAAGAAAATCTTTATTCTAAAAGTTGGAATACACCATGGTTAGGTGAAACACTAAAGGGTAGAGTCGTTATGCATTGGATTAATGGGGTAAAAGTTGTTTAG
- a CDS encoding fumarylacetoacetate hydrolase family protein, with protein sequence MRIIRVQYNEFSFYAALGAENTIQCLHSPLGLNEPIPLSKIKVLPLVSPTKIICIDINYHEKAQELQQPIPTNPTFFFKPPSSIVGNGQPILLPTNIGRVVSEAELCIVIGQTCYKVTPEAASNYIFGYTCANDITAKDIQQQEYTTSHAKAYNTFCPVGPWIETDVPNIENLQIRNSINSELGQVSTTADMIFPPLELISFLSNIMTLNPGDLILTGTPKGSLLISDGDIVQTSIENVGILINPIEEYLPMETIVQ encoded by the coding sequence ATGCGAATTATCCGTGTTCAATATAATGAGTTCTCATTCTATGCAGCTCTTGGCGCTGAAAATACTATTCAATGTTTACATAGTCCCCTTGGACTTAATGAACCAATTCCACTATCAAAAATAAAAGTGTTACCTCTTGTTTCTCCCACAAAAATTATTTGTATTGATATTAATTATCATGAAAAAGCTCAAGAGCTACAACAACCAATTCCAACTAATCCTACGTTTTTTTTCAAGCCACCTAGTAGTATTGTTGGTAATGGACAACCTATTTTGTTACCAACAAATATAGGCCGCGTTGTTTCTGAGGCAGAACTTTGTATAGTTATAGGACAAACTTGCTATAAAGTTACTCCTGAAGCAGCATCTAATTATATTTTTGGATATACATGTGCTAATGATATAACAGCAAAAGACATTCAACAGCAAGAATATACTACAAGTCATGCCAAAGCATATAATACATTTTGCCCTGTAGGGCCATGGATTGAAACAGATGTCCCCAATATAGAAAATCTTCAAATTAGAAATAGCATTAATAGTGAACTAGGGCAGGTAAGCACTACTGCTGATATGATATTCCCACCATTGGAACTTATTAGTTTTCTTTCCAACATTATGACACTAAACCCTGGAGACCTTATCTTAACAGGAACACCTAAAGGTTCATTACTTATTAGTGATGGGGATATAGTTCAAACAAGCATCGAAAACGTAGGAATATTGATTAACCCTATAGAAGAATATTTACCCATGGAGACAATTGTTCAGTAA